The genomic region tgttttgatTGTAGCTAAAAACTATGACATCTATGTAGTCGTGGTAAatgtttttatgttaatttttgtattgattgTGTTTGATTAtagttaatagtattgatttaccgTGATTTTGAATTGTTATCATCTGTAATGTATAGTTAAAAATCAACTTTCTTATAGTGACTTATGatgtattttctcttttaagttttattttttattgtacttCCTAATAAACCCAATACGCAAATTGTTTCATGTaacattctctttttcttttctcatcgAAACCCGTGTAGCATATATAAAGTGTGATGTTCAGTTCCACGTCAATTAAGAACTGATAAGTATCATATaagttttgattaaataattcaaatgtatatgttggatatttatttttggggaGTTATtcataatgaaattttaggaTGCACACGGTAGGTTTGGAGGCAATTCTCGCATCCAACAGGCTTATGGACTAGAGCCACAAGAAATGGTATTAGAGAAGATCGTCAAGTAGAATCAGTAACTAGTTAAGTGCTATACGGGACAAAATACTATACGGGTGGGAGCCACCTCTTGAACCTACGAAACAAAGTGCTAAATGCTCGGAGCTAGCCATCTCTTGAACCTGTAAGAACCATGTCTAGAACTTTTATGCCTGACGATCGATCATAGGCTATGTGTACGCCGCGATGAGGACGCCGCATTCTGAAGAGGCCTGATTGGATATCCCATCTTCCATCGACAAAGAAGATGATGACCTTGCATTCTGAACGAGGATTTATGTCATGCCGCGCTGAGGACATCGCGTTTTGAAGGAGGGATGATGTAATACATCCACATGGAATAAgaactcataaaataattacaatataagCTTTGATTATTAAACTTTACTGCATCCAAGATATTAATAATCTGggaattttaagatttatgAATGAGTTTGAAAGGCAATTCTCACATTTAACAGGCTTGGAAGTTCGAGGCGTGACACAGACAATGATATGACAAAATAGAaagctcaatatatatatacatatatatatatgtgtgttaaTTATAAAGTGAAATAGCACTAAAATGTATATCTCTTCCTCTCACAAATAAAACCTTTTCATGATTGATACAAAGCAATTAAAcatctaaaaatttcattaccataccatatacatatatactctcatgcaaaaattttcaatcttcTTTACATGTAATTAACTAGCTAGCTCGGGACTTCATCCAAAAGCTTATATCTCCTCACCTTGTTTCTGAACACTTGTTTTATGATATTCACCCCACCATTTGATACCTCTTCTGACCTTGTCTTCTTACCGATACTCCCTCCACGATCAGTTGTGACCCTCTTCCTACCTGCCGACGACGGTCCGGATCGCTCCGTCGTCTGGGACGacttcttctgcttctttaTTTGGTCACTAGTGTCCTTTAGACCTCCATCATTTTCCCCCAAAACCCTCTTCCCGTTGTTCATCTTCATGTGATCTTGATGATCACTTGGGGTTTTGAGTGATGATGAGGAGGAATTGGGAGAGCTGGCTTTTGTATTTCCCAGTAATTCTCCTTTCTTGTCGCCCTTTTGGCTAAGGCACCAATTGCAAATGTGGTAGGATTCAGCTTCTGGATACAGATTGCTGCAATATCTGCAACATCAATTTGAAGGGCTTACGAACAAAAGTATTAATAGGCGAAATATCTCTTGAGGGATAAAAAAATGACctgaaatttttgcaaaattcgaTTCTAAAATCGCAGAACACAGCAGAAAATGAGAGGTGTAAGTGTGATAAGAAACAAAACTAAGAGCAGTATGTGGgcaaaataaacaatatctaatcaaaacatgaaaattaacaataagAGGAAGAGGGTTGGATGATTATTTCTCAAAATGTTAATTAAGGTGGGTGAGACATTTGGTTTGCAGTGAttgtaaattacaaaaagatgATCACAGACAAGCAGTTGTGGGCTGTAagaatcaaattttgatttatgacTAAGGTGTAGTGAGATTAAAATCAAAGGGTGATGAGTTTGGAGGTAGTAATCTTAACGTACTTGTGCTGGGATCGGAATCGGCAGTGTTTGCATATGAAGAGATGGGAAGATAAGCCATAATCTCCGCACATACAGCACTCTGAAATACCACCCACTGATGCTGCTGCTCCACCTTCTCCACCACCATTTCTTCCCATCCTTTANNNNNNNNNNNNNNNNNNNNNNNNNNNNNNNNNNNNNNNNNNNNNNNNNNNNNNNNNNNNNNNNNNNNNNNNNNNNNNNNNNNNNNNNNNNNNNNNNNNNNNNNNNNNNNNNNNNNNNNNNNNNNNNNNNNNNNNNNNNNNNNNNNNNNNNNNNNNNNNNNNNNNNNNNNNNNNNNNNNNNNNNNNNNNNNNNNNNNNNNNNNNNNNNNNNNNNNNNNNNNNNNNNNNNNNNNNNNNNNNNNNNNNNNNNNNNNNNNNNNNNNNNNNNNNNNNNNNNNNNNNNNNNNNNNNNNNNNNNNNNNNNNNNNNNNNNNNNNNNNNNNNNNNNNNNNNNNNNNNNNNNNNNNNNNNNNNNNNNNNNNNNNNNNNNNNNNNNNNNNNNNNNNNNNNNNNNNNNNNNNNNNNNNNNNNNNNNNNNNNNNNNNNNNNNNNNNNNNNNNNNNNNNNNNNNNNNNNNNNNNNNNNNNNNNNNNNNNNNNNNNNNNNNNNNNNNNNNNNNNNNNNNNNNNNNNNNNNNNNNNNNNNNNNNNNNNNNNNNNNNNNNNNNNNNNNNNNNNNNNNNNNNNNNNNNNNNNNNNNNNNNNNNNNNNNNNNNNNNNNNNNNNNNNNNNNNNNNNNNNNNNNNNNNNNNNNNNNNNNCCCCGATGGGGCAATGGCGATGCTGTCGCCCCCCGTCTAGGCGATGGAGGGCGCGGGTATGCCCTCCTCTAGAGTAGCGATGACAACTTTCCATTCTTCGGTCCTTCGTCTATCGCCTTGGTATAAAAGCCTTGATCCGTCTTCGGCGCGCAGGAACAAGCGTAGGTTTGGAACCCTTCACCAAGTAAGAAGTGCTTTTCTTGGCGAATCCTTTTTGTCGATAACCTCAGACCAATCAatcgaatattgattaatacgTAATCGATCGAACACTATTTGAAAACGGCTCTTCTGCTCAAAAACGAAATGTTCCAAACATTCCTGGAAATTCTTGCTCCCATTGGACCATTTGTATCTATATGCATCAGGATCTCGATTCATGGATCTCTCGGTTCGAGAAATCAAGATAAGAAGATCCAGGAGCCTTCAGAGTGAAAAAACATATGAAGTTGTAGCTCTTCTTGTTGTCTTAAAGATAATGCCCTTAGATCTTTATCTTTAATCAGTCTTTACCGACCGATGGGAATTTAAAGCCTTCGATAGAGGAGGTGAGAGCTGATTCGAAGAAGAAGCTCGAAGCTGACATCTATCGGAGTCAAGAGTTTGCGGTCGGCTATTCCAGACTGTAAGGAGGGAATGGAGTAAGGCTGCTACTGCTCTATCCCTGTTGAACTAGTTGTTCTGAGTTAGATGTTTAGCTGCTAGGAGCTATGAGTTAGGAGCTCGATGTTAGATGCTAGAGTCCGGACTTGCCTTATGTAGCTATTGAGTTCAttctttatcttctttttctttctataacTAGTCTTTGAGGTTGCCCTATAGATTGCTAAAGAGGTATAAGATAGTACAAGGACTGTGAAAGGGCCCGGACCATCTTTTGAATCCTTCTAGGACGAGGGTCAGAATCTGCTTTGATTCACCTccaggaagggatttttcttCGGAAAATCCTGCTTGATTGAGCTAAATGGAGAGAGTGACAAAGTCACAAACGGTAGACTCCAGTTGTTCTAGCAGTGACTAGCTTCCTAGTTGGAAGGCAGGAACGGTTAAGCAAAGGAGGGAAGAACTTTCTCGACTACTAGTCCTGGTCCCGTAAGCCCAAAAAGCGTGAGGGACTGGGACATAGCCGAGAGGAAGGGCCTTACCTCCCAGAGAGAAGAGCTAATCGAGTGAGCTGCCGAAGGCACGAACGCCTTAATAAGGATAGCGGACAGAGAGTGCTTTCCTAGTTGGAAAGCACGAGCGGTTAATGGAAGGAATGAGTTTCTCTCGGGGAGAGAAACGAATGACTGATGGTCGCGGGCGCGCGCGTGTATTCCTTAAATTGTGACCGCTCTCTTACCAGAATCCTAGAAGTAGACTATATGCCTAGATCCTTGTGTTGTGccttttttttgcttttgagcccttgttttagcttttggttcatgaattttacaaagaaaaagtcCCTTCGGTCTTCCCGTATGGAGCCATCTTCTTCATCCGACGTGCTCATTCCCATTGCTTACAAGATCCTATGCCCTTTTTAAGCCAGCCATGCGTCTTTGTTTTTCCGTCCACCATAAAGAAAGGCATGTTGGAACAAGGAGATAGTGGGAGGGGGCTTCCCCACAGGTAATCTTCTTCGCTCCGAAAGGTGCCCAAAACTagtatatttacatataaaataatattttaatattaataaaatatttgtatattattttaaaattttaaattgcatatatatgtatatattataattgggtGCAACATTAAATGGAAGAAAGAAGggcaaaatcataaaaaaaaatacaattttcagaCCCCTACTTGCAGTCAACGCGTGTGTATCACAACCTCTTGCCTCGGGTggctttttgaattttttttcatatcacaagagatgcatttaatatttattttttcatagaggTTTTTTGATCATTTCCAACATTAGATGAggtacttaaatttttttcctatctTATGTAGGTCGCGCAAAATGTGGATCGGGTCGCTAGATCCTTCTTTTGAGCTACCTGTTAGTGGATCATGAGAACAAAGCAAACGTAAGATTAGTCGAGTAGCCCTCGGCGAAGGCCCTCCGATACCTAAGTTAGAAATGTGGGGTCAAAAAGTAAGAGGTCGAAAGCACAGTGAGGTTGAATGTGACTAGAAAATGGCGGTAAACAGTAATAAAATGTGTGttttgaataatcataaatgaagCTATTTATAACCGTACGCTACCTTCTAGATGAGTGACACGTGGCACCGTTGAGATGTTGTCACGTCACCTGATCCAAGGGCAGCTGCTAGAGTTGACTTTCAACCTGGTTAAGGTGGGTCAAACTTGGTCAAATACAgtcaaatattcatataaaaatgcATTAAAAGGTAGGGGTATTTaggtaattaaataatctcCCTCATCAagatacccgtaatgagcataaaatattgcgaaactatagtgacatcctgcatgagaaaaagaattgtgtagatagaaatgaagacttaaaaattgaaggagaatgacaaatgtaacaagacgcagatgacattcgttggcgcagaagataaaagcaacatctcacttcttctatgttcaaaatagaagtaaaacatgttctaccgtgagacacacacacacgcacaccccccacacacacacaccgcacacacaccccccacacacacacacaccccacacacacacacacaccgcacacgcacacgcacacacacacacacacacgcacaccccacaccctcccccaacacaccccacacacactcttacacacacccaccgcacacgcacacacataaacacacaccccacacatacacacacacacacacacacacacacaaaaagacgcacaaacaagaaaatggaaaagtcgAAATAAGGATggggcatcattcagcaaaatttctcaagtttgtggacgataaaattgaaaaaaaatgcagtagctgattagaatatataaaattatattccttgacatcatgatctcaatagaaacctgctacaccagatcatgattttcaaagaggttgatccagaaactagataatattaatcacaaaatcattgccctaatactatataaaacacactgagaaatgttgcaaccttctttgctccaataatagcactgggttcaaaagagcagcaatagttaagctcttcttgatgcccacaggcaggcttcccccaaagcattgaatagcaaccaacaagtaaaacaactttaaactcaataaaattcaaagattactgcaatatttcaactaacagaaCCAATCACATTTCGGAATCACACATAaaatactcagtaaatatcaaaatttttacaaccagaagaagaaagcaattaaaatgatacattatatcaaactgaaaaacagcaaatgcaccatactaatgcattgtccactaagctaaagtggttttcattAAGAAGTTCATCAACcaccagattaaagattgaatagggcaCACTTAGCAGCAGTTTAAAGGAACCTTAAAAGCACAAGATATATCACCAACTATAGAAGCTAGTCCTCTACATGTCGATGTTTCCTGCTCTTTTTCTCAGACCGCTTCTTGCCCCTACCACTCGCGAATTATCTGAAGTACTGACGTCGGAATCAGAGTCTAAATATGCCTTCCTGCTCCTCCCTTTATGCCGCAGATCAGCAGAATCATcagaagaatcatcatctgaatgatggtgactcctcctcctcctcctcttctccttcctactcTTCCTGTTTCTTCCCCTGCGcttcaattcctgcaatttaCCTAATTTAGAAAAGTGCattcaattccttaaaaagaaaaaaaaaagaaatagaaaaggacCTTCAAGGTAATCCAACTACCCATACTGCTCAAAAGCAATATTAGATTAGaaagtaaaccaaaatccaaaatgctaGAATAAATGGGATGGTTAACAAAAGCAATTAGCACTgggttagctttgtatttactaaggcatttcaacaaaagcgtaagcgacaagaaacataaatcacacaaggcgcctcaacctttaacaaagttagcataaaaacttataatggattttgattatttcattaaacttatctctcttccaaaaagttaaagctagtgtctccttccaGTAAAGGAATTATCTTTCCAAAGAAGAGCCACAGGGACAGTTGTGCCATTTATCAAGTAacaccacagattcaacaacttataggcctaatatcttggtttctgcaataccaaaaccacattactaggaaactgttaccactcaaatatgtatgaaactgcccataagtacctgaaggcagaaaaataacagaaacttggataggtgaatgattagttctttacctgataaacaataagccacatgtaagcacaagcatgagtcaagcaccaactacaacatatataactgattaattgttcctaAGCAAAAGGatcattctccctcttccatgcaggtacccaaaaatcaaggtgataCTACAGAAACTACTATGTGTTTCAAGGGTGAAAAATATAGAGACCGCTAATAGCAGGAAGGGAATCAAAATGTCTAAACACACCAAactcagggttcaaaactacaacattttgtagtggtaATTGTCAACCAATttaagaattggttagcatatcataaccacccaaggcatttatagattttatcaatcatcCACACATTTTCTCACACTATATCTCCTCtaataaagtaaatcaatccaagaccactcttgctaacgagatatattgaaagaaaaaaagaagagggataatgcactctctcctgtcctgttattgtttttcatttcaataaatactctttcatatcaggtaaacaaaaatgagaatacacatctatgcaagcacacaaataTGTtgcaaaggacataaatagaccacaaagacacacaatacccgtaatgagtataaaatattgcaaaactaTGGtgaaaggacataaatagaccacaaagacacacaatacccgtaatgagtataaaatattgcaaaactatggtgacatcctgcacgagaaaaagggttgtgtagattgaagtgaataattaaaaattgaatgagaatggcaaatgtaacaagacgcagacgacattcgttggcgtataaaataaaagcaacatctcatttcttctatgttcaaaatgaaagtaaaacatgttctaccgttacaaacacatatacacacacaccccacacacaccccacccccccccacacacaccgcacatgcacacacacagacacaccgcacacgcacacacacacacacaccacatacactcatacacacacacacacacaataaacacacacatacacaacaCATGCACtcacacaaaaacacacacacacacacacacacacacacaccgcacacatacacacacaaacacacacacataccccccacacgcacaccccgcacacacacacacaccccccacacacatacatacacacatagtcacacacaaaaaaaagacgccaccccccacccccccccacacacaccgcacatgcacacacacagacacaccgcacacgcacacacacacacacaccacatacactcatacacacacacacacacaataaacacacacatacacaacaCATGCACtcacacaaaaacacacacacacacacacacacacacacaccgcacacatacacacacaaacacacacacataccccccacacgcacaccccgcacacacacacacaccccccacacacatacatacacacatagtcacacacaaaaaaaagacgcacagacaagaaaatgaaaaaaccggaataaggagggggcatcaatcagcaaaacttctcaagtttgtgatcgataaaattgaaaaagaaatgcagtagctgattagaacatataaaaatatattccttgacatcatgatctcaatggAAACCTGCTActccagatcatgatttttagaaaggttgatccagaaactataaaatattaatcacaaaatcattggtataatagaattatatctataaaacacactgggatatgctgcaaccttctttgctccaataatagcactgggttcaaaagagcagcaatagttaagctcttcttcaTTACCACAAACAGGCTTCCCCCAAAGCATCGAacagcaaccaacaagtaaaacaactttaaactcgataaatttcaaagcattactgTAATATTAAACTAACAGGACCGATCATATGTTGGAATCACATATAgaatactcagtaaatataagaattcttacaaccagaagaactaagcaattaaaatgatacattacatcaaactgaaaaacagcaaatgcaccatactaatgcattgtccactaaGATAAAAGCAATATCTCACTtattctatgttcaaaatgaaagtaaaacatgttctaccgtgacacacacatacacccccacacacaccgcacaagcacacacacacaccccacacacactcttagacacacacacaccccacacacactcttacacacacacacacacaacacatgcattcacacaaacacacacacacacacacaccccacacacgcacacgcatacccacaccccacacactcatacacacacacacaataaacacacacacccaccacacacacacacacaccccacacacacacccagcacacacacacacacacacacacacaccccacacacatacatacaaacatagacacacacaaaaagaaaagacgcacagacgaggaaatgaaaaattcggaataaggagggggcatcaatcagcaaaacttctcaagtttgtggtcgataaaattgaaaaagaaatgcagtagctgattagaacatataaaaatatattccttgacatcatgatctcaatggAAACCTACTACTTcagatcattatttttagagaggttgatccagaaactagataatataaatcacaaaatcattggtctaatagaattacatatataaaacacactgggatATGTTGCAACCTtttttgctccaataatagcagtGGGTTCAAAAGAacagcaatagttaagctcttcttgattcCCACAAACAGGCTTcccccaaagcatcgaatagaaacaaacaagtaaaacaactttaaactcgataaatttcaaagcattactgcaatattaaACTAACAGGGCCGATCATATGTTGGAATCACATATAgaatactcagtaaatataagaattcttacaaccaaaagagcaaagcaattaaaatgatacattatatcaaactgaaaaacaacaaatgcaccatactaatgcattgtccactaagataaaaacaacatcTCACTTCATCTacgttcaaaatgaaagtaaaacatgttttaccgtgacacacacatacacccccacacacacaccgcacatgcacacacacacacacacacaccgcacacgcacacacacacacaccccacacacactcttacacacacacacacacaacacatgcattcacacaaacacacacacacacacacaccccacacacgcacacgcatacccacaccccacacactcatacacacacacacaataaacacacacacccaccatacatacacaaaaaaaagacgcacatacaaggaaatgaaaaagtagGAATAAGGAGGGGGGCATCaatcaacaaaacttctcaagtttgtggtcgataaaattgaaaaagaaatacagtaggtgattagaacatataaaaatatattccttgacatcatgatctcaatggAAACCTACTACTCcagatcattatttttagagaggttgatccagaaactacataatataaatcacaaaatcattggtctaatagaattacatatataaaacacaccgGGATATGCTGCAAcattctttgctccaataatagcactaggttcaaaagagcagcaatagttaagctcttcttcaATACCACAAACAGGCTTacccaaagcatcgaatatCAACctacaagtaaaacaactttaaactcgataaatttcaaagcattactgcaatattaaACTAACAGGACCGATCATATGTTGGAATCACATATAgaatactcagtaaatataagaattcttacatcagaagaacaaagcaattaaaatgatacattacatcaaactgaaaaatagcaaatgcaacatactaatgcattgtccactaagataaaaacaacatcacacttcttctatgttcaaaatgaaagtaaaacatgttctaccgtgacacatatacacccccacacacacaccgcacatgcacacacacacacacacacacacacacaccgcacacgcacacgcacacacactccacacacactcatacacacacacacaccccgcacacgcacacgcacacacatacccaccgcacacacacacacaccgcgcACACGCAGACGCACACACAAAcccaccgcacacacacacacacacatacacccccacacacacaccgcacatgcacgcaaacacatacacacacaccgcacacgcacacacacacaccccatacacacacacacacacaacacatgcactcacacaaacacacaccgccccacacacacaccccccacacacacacacacatacacctcgcacacgcacacgcacacacacacacacacccaccgcacatacacacacacaccccgcacacgcacatgcacacacaaacaaacacagcccgcacacacacacatacacacataaaaaaaagacgcatatacaaggaaatgaaaaagccGGAATAAGGAGACGGCATCAATCAgcaaaacttttcaagtttgtggtcgataaaattgaaaaagaaatgcaatagctgattagaacatataaaaatatattccttgacatcatgatctcaatggAAACCTACTActccagatcatgatttttagagaggttgatccagaaactagataatattaatcacaaaatcattggtataatagaattatatatataaaacacactgggatatgctgcaaccttctttgctccaataatagcactggttCAAAAttgcagcaatagttaagctcttcttcaTTACCACAAATAGGCTcccccaaagcatcgaatagcaaccaacaagtaaaacaactttaaactcgataaattacaaagcattactgcaatattaaACTAACAGGACCGATCATATGTTGGAAGCAAACATAgaatactcagtaaatataagaattcttacaaccaaaaggacaaagcaattaaaatgatatattacaTCAAGctgaaaaacagcaaatgcacCGTACTAATGCTTTGTCcactaaaataaaagcaacatctcacttcttctaagttcaaaatgaaagtaaaacatgttctaccatgacacacacatacacccccacacacacaccgcacacgcacacgcacacacacacacacacatacacacacacaaaataaacaaacacacacacaacacatgcactcacacaaacacacacacacacacaccccgcacacgcacacgcaccccacacactcatacacacacacacaataaacacacacacccaccgcacacgcacacacacacacaaaaacaaacacaccccacacgcacacacacatacacacataaaaaaaagacgcacatacaaggaaatgaaaaagccGGAATAAAGAGGCGGCATcaatcagcaaaacttcttaagtttgtggtcgataaaattgaaaaaaaatgcagtagctgattagaacatataaaaatatttccatGAAAACCTGCTACTCccgatcatgatttttagagaggttgatacagaaactagataatattaatcacaaaatcattggtctaatagaattacatatataaaacacactgggatatgctgcaaccttctttgctccaataatagcactgtgTTCAAACGAGCaacaatagttaagctcttcttgattcCCACAA from Sesamum indicum cultivar Zhongzhi No. 13 linkage group LG3, S_indicum_v1.0, whole genome shotgun sequence harbors:
- the LOC105158727 gene encoding uncharacterized protein LOC105158727, producing MGRNGGGEGGAAASVGGISECCMCGDYGLSSHLFICKHCRFRSQHKYCSNLYPEAESYHICNWCLSQKGDKKGELLGNTKASSPNSSSSSLKTPSDHQDHMKMNNGKRVLGENDGGLKDTSDQIKKQKKSSQTTERSGPSSAGRKRVTTDRGGSIGKKTRSEEVSNGGVNIIKQVFRNKVRRYKLLDEVPS